The DNA region TGGTGTTAGACCACGCCGTTGTGGACTAAGCGCTTGTTCAAGAAAGGTGTGTAAGTGGTGAAGATGCTCATGCTCACCCAGTTCTGGGAGTTTACTGACAGCCTCAGCCGTTTTGAGATCCGAGCGGTAGAGTGTCCGAAATGCCTTTTTTAGCAGTTTCATTTCGTCTAGATTTAAACCACTACGCTTTAAGCCAACTAAATTTAGCGATCGCACCTTGGAAGGATTTCCCTCAACGAGCATAAAGGGTGGCACATCCCGATCAATGCGACTCATGCCGCCCAACATGGCCATTTTGCCAATATGGACAAATTGATGGATGCCCAGCATCCCACCAATTACTGCCCGGGATTCAATTTCCACATGGCCGGCGATCGCCACACTATTGGCAATAATGATGTTGTCTGCCAAAACACAATTGTGAGCGACATGGACATAAGCCATCAAGAGATTGTTTGACCCAATGCTTGTTTTGTCTCCCTCACTTGTCGCCCGATTGACCGTCACATATTCCCGGAATGTATTGTGATTACCGATTTCAACTAAACTTGCAGCGCCAGTGTATTTCAGATCTTGGGGGGCTAGACCAATTGCCGCTCCTGGATAAAAATGATTACCTTCAC from [Leptolyngbya] sp. PCC 7376 includes:
- the lpxA gene encoding acyl-ACP--UDP-N-acetylglucosamine O-acyltransferase; protein product: MSTLIHPTAVVHPKAEIHPSVKIGPYAVIGEHVNIGADSIVDAHVVIDGHTSIGEGNHFYPGAAIGLAPQDLKYTGAASLVEIGNHNTFREYVTVNRATSEGDKTSIGSNNLLMAYVHVAHNCVLADNIIIANSVAIAGHVEIESRAVIGGMLGIHQFVHIGKMAMLGGMSRIDRDVPPFMLVEGNPSKVRSLNLVGLKRSGLNLDEMKLLKKAFRTLYRSDLKTAEAVSKLPELGEHEHLHHLHTFLEQALSPQRRGLTPVKRS